The following is a genomic window from Vitis vinifera cultivar Pinot Noir 40024 chromosome 6, ASM3070453v1.
GTACGGAAAAGTCATTCTTATTGTATGAAAAATCAACCAATCGATACATATATATAGCCTAGGTTTTGTGAGCTAAGGTATATACCTCAAGTTTTGTGAGCAAAGGTTTATAGCTCAAGTTTTGTGAGCAAAGGTTTATAGCTCAAGTTTTGTGAGCAAAGGGTGTGTATTGTAGTCATGGCTAAAACTCTCCTTGTTTCACCTTCctacttcatcttcttcatctttctcattttttcttcTACCACAACTCCAATTTTTGGAGAAGAATATAGCTATGTTAAAAGTGTCAAtcctaaaaaaatgaagataccGAGAGAAAAGGTAAGTCATTTTAAACTTTATTGGCAGGATGATGTTAGCGGGTCTAATGCAACTTCCGTCACAGTGATTGAAGCACTGAATAACTCGTCACCATATTTTGGTATGGTAAATATAATTGATAACTCGTTAACCGTTGGGCCAAATATGAGCTCAAAAACGGTTGGAAAGGCCCAAGGGCTTTACGCATCTACGGGACAAGAAGATGCTTCATTATTGATGGTTATGAATTTTGCATTCACTGATGGCAAGTACAATGGTAGCACATTCACTGTGTTAGGACGAAACAATGTAAATGCTGAGGTAAGGGAGATGCCAATAATCGGTGGCAGTGGGCTTTTCCGATTTGCTAGAGGCTATGCTCTAGCATCAACTTACTCGTTCTACGACAACGGAGACGCCACTATTGAATACAATTGTTATGTCAtacattattgatttttttt
Proteins encoded in this region:
- the LOC100241568 gene encoding dirigent protein 22 codes for the protein MAKTLLVSPSYFIFFIFLIFSSTTTPIFGEEYSYVKSVNPKKMKIPREKVSHFKLYWQDDVSGSNATSVTVIEALNNSSPYFGMVNIIDNSLTVGPNMSSKTVGKAQGLYASTGQEDASLLMVMNFAFTDGKYNGSTFTVLGRNNVNAEVREMPIIGGSGLFRFARGYALASTYSFYDNGDATIEYNCYVIHY